The Desulfoscipio gibsoniae DSM 7213 genome contains a region encoding:
- the trmFO gene encoding methylenetetrahydrofolate--tRNA-(uracil(54)-C(5))-methyltransferase (FADH(2)-oxidizing) TrmFO, giving the protein MQNPLIIIGAGLAGSEAAWQAARRGIRVHLYEMRPQKSTPAHQTGYFAELVCSNSLRARALENAVGLLKEEMRRLDSIIMQCADSHSVPAGGALAVDREDFALAVTGMLEEHPLITVYREECTDITSGVVLVASGPLTSDRLAERIREFTGQEYLYFHDAVAPIVSLESINMDKVFWSSRYGKGEDDYMNCPMNEYEYTAFQQALATAERAHRKDFDQEINFEGCMPIEVLARRGEDTMRFGPLKPVGLIDPRTGKRPYAVVQLRRDNAAGTMLNIVGFQTHLKWSEQKRVFSMIPGLEQTEFMRYGVMHRNTYINSPVLLKPTYQCKLKEDLFFGGQITGVEGYVESAASGLVAGINAALLIQGRQPVVWPAQTAHGALAHYITSADARHFQPMNITFGLFPPLAEKVRDKKKRYAMYASRALEKMEQLQALIQ; this is encoded by the coding sequence TTGCAAAATCCATTAATCATTATCGGTGCAGGTCTAGCCGGGTCCGAGGCGGCCTGGCAGGCGGCCCGCAGGGGTATACGGGTACATCTTTATGAAATGCGGCCTCAAAAGAGCACACCGGCGCATCAAACCGGTTATTTTGCCGAACTTGTTTGCAGCAACTCGCTGAGGGCCCGGGCATTGGAAAACGCAGTTGGTTTATTAAAGGAAGAAATGCGCAGGCTGGATTCCATTATCATGCAGTGTGCCGATAGCCACAGCGTGCCGGCTGGGGGCGCGCTGGCTGTGGACCGGGAGGATTTTGCCCTTGCTGTTACCGGTATGCTGGAAGAACATCCGTTAATTACGGTATACAGGGAGGAATGTACTGATATAACTAGCGGTGTTGTGCTTGTGGCCTCGGGTCCTTTGACTTCTGACCGGCTGGCGGAGAGAATCAGGGAGTTTACAGGGCAAGAATATTTATATTTTCATGATGCCGTGGCTCCTATAGTTAGTCTGGAATCAATTAATATGGATAAAGTTTTCTGGTCTTCCCGCTATGGCAAGGGTGAGGACGACTATATGAACTGTCCCATGAATGAGTACGAGTATACAGCCTTCCAGCAAGCTTTGGCCACTGCCGAGCGGGCACACCGCAAGGATTTTGATCAAGAAATCAATTTCGAAGGCTGTATGCCCATCGAGGTGCTGGCCCGGCGGGGAGAGGATACCATGCGATTCGGGCCGCTGAAACCTGTGGGGTTGATTGATCCGCGTACAGGTAAAAGACCATATGCCGTGGTACAGTTGCGCAGGGATAATGCAGCCGGAACTATGCTAAATATCGTTGGCTTTCAAACCCATCTCAAATGGAGCGAACAAAAACGCGTGTTCAGTATGATACCTGGTTTAGAACAGACCGAGTTTATGCGCTATGGAGTAATGCACCGCAATACATATATCAATTCTCCAGTGTTGTTAAAACCGACCTATCAGTGCAAATTGAAGGAGGATTTATTTTTTGGCGGGCAGATAACGGGGGTAGAGGGGTACGTGGAATCTGCCGCTTCGGGGTTGGTGGCAGGTATAAACGCCGCTTTACTGATTCAAGGCCGTCAGCCGGTGGTTTGGCCGGCCCAAACAGCCCACGGCGCTTTGGCTCATTACATAACATCAGCAGATGCCCGTCATTTCCAGCCCATGAATATTACTTTCGGCCTTTTCCCACCACTGGCAGAGAAGGTGCGGGATAAAAAGAAGCGCTATGCTATGTATGCCAGCCGGGCGCTGGAAAAAATGGAACAATTGCAGGCACTGATACAATAA
- the xerC gene encoding tyrosine recombinase XerC, translating to MYAYMDGFFVYLQTEKNASPNTIKNYDNDLYDGLIFFARALAKDDYSIHPAQITKNLFRSYLADMHARQKSGATIARRMSTWRSFFKYLCREGVLEDNPLVRVNTPKRDRRLPIFLAEEEMKQLVECPPQQKLLGARDHAILETLYSAGIRVSELVGINISDIDLNTGTIKVTAKGDRERLVPLGSYALEAIRFYMNQVRPQLIDVNQGRQDALFLNNKGGRLTDRGVRWLVKRYVQQLRIHIKTSPHTFRHSYATHLLDNGADLRSVQELLGHARLSTTQIYTHLSKERVKRVYDQCHPRA from the coding sequence ATGTACGCTTATATGGATGGGTTTTTTGTATATTTGCAGACGGAAAAAAATGCATCACCAAATACTATCAAAAATTATGATAACGATTTATATGATGGACTGATATTTTTTGCCCGGGCTCTAGCCAAGGATGACTATAGTATTCACCCTGCCCAGATTACAAAAAATCTTTTTAGAAGCTACCTGGCGGACATGCATGCGCGGCAAAAATCCGGTGCCACTATCGCCAGGCGGATGTCGACCTGGCGGTCATTTTTCAAGTACCTGTGCAGGGAGGGGGTACTTGAGGATAATCCTCTCGTCAGAGTCAATACTCCCAAGCGTGACAGAAGATTGCCAATCTTTTTGGCGGAAGAGGAAATGAAGCAGTTAGTGGAATGTCCCCCGCAGCAAAAACTATTGGGTGCCCGGGATCACGCTATTCTTGAAACTTTATACAGCGCAGGTATTAGAGTCAGTGAACTGGTGGGTATTAATATTAGTGATATTGATCTGAATACGGGGACAATAAAAGTTACTGCCAAGGGGGATCGGGAACGACTGGTTCCTCTGGGTAGCTACGCCTTGGAAGCTATACGTTTTTATATGAATCAGGTGCGTCCGCAGTTAATTGATGTAAATCAAGGGCGCCAGGATGCTCTTTTTTTAAATAATAAAGGTGGCCGGCTTACGGACCGGGGGGTGCGCTGGCTGGTTAAGCGATATGTCCAACAGTTGCGTATACATATAAAAACCAGCCCCCATACATTTCGGCATTCATACGCCACTCATCTATTGGACAACGGGGCTGATTTGCGTTCGGTGCAGGAACTGCTCGGACACGCGCGGCTTTCCACCACCCAGATTTACACTCATTTAAGCAAGGAACGCGTAAAGCGTGTTTATGATCAATGTCACCCCAGGGCGTGA
- the hslV gene encoding ATP-dependent protease subunit HslV: MFHATTIVAVKQGKEVAMAGDGQVTLGQNTALKHNARKLRRLHGGAVLAGFAGSVADAITLFEKFEGKLESYQGNMKRAAVELAKEWRTDKYLRRLEALLLVADKECILVISGSGEVIEPDDGVVAIGSGAPYAMAAARALVKHAKLSAAEVVREAMFIAAEICVYTNDHITVETL, translated from the coding sequence ATGTTTCATGCCACCACTATAGTGGCCGTTAAGCAAGGTAAAGAAGTGGCAATGGCCGGCGACGGTCAGGTAACCCTCGGACAAAATACAGCACTAAAACATAATGCCCGCAAATTGCGCCGCTTGCATGGCGGAGCTGTACTAGCCGGATTTGCCGGTTCGGTGGCCGATGCTATTACTTTATTTGAAAAGTTTGAGGGTAAACTTGAATCATACCAGGGTAACATGAAGAGGGCAGCGGTTGAATTGGCCAAAGAATGGCGAACAGATAAATATTTGCGCCGCCTGGAGGCACTGCTGCTTGTGGCCGATAAAGAATGTATACTGGTTATTAGTGGCAGCGGTGAAGTCATTGAGCCTGATGACGGGGTGGTTGCTATTGGTTCCGGTGCGCCATACGCTATGGCGGCTGCCCGTGCGCTGGTCAAACATGCCAAACTGAGTGCCGCAGAAGTGGTTCGGGAAGCTATGTTCATAGCAGCTGAAATTTGTGTGTATACCAATGATCATATAACTGTAGAGACATTATAA
- the hslU gene encoding ATP-dependent protease ATPase subunit HslU, translating to MNSLTPRQIVAELDKYVVGQNQAKKAVAIALRNRYRRSKLPEDLRDEVMPKNILMIGPTGVGKTEIARRLAKLVKAPLVKVEATKFTEVGYVGRDVESMVRDLVETSIRIVRSERMAMVEEKAERMANERIIELLAPLPREDKPLRNPLEMLFGAGRQPDQTENVQYQQMASRVKFERETLREKLARGELEGEYVEIEVEDSRPPMMEVFTGSGVEEMGVNISDMLGNIFPKKKRPRRLTVTEARKILTQQEAQKLIDMDEVTSSAIQLAENDGIIFLDEIDKIAMREGGAGPDVSRGGVQRDILPIVEGSTVMTKYGPVKTDHILFIAAGAFHMSKPSDLIPELQGRFPIRVELASLTKDDFWQILVEPKNSLIRQYVELLRTEGVEVIFSSNSLVKIAEIAYTVNEQTENIGARRLHTIMEKLLEDISFDATEIENKSFSIDEHYVVKKLGDVVKDQDLSRYIL from the coding sequence ATGAATTCGCTAACTCCCAGGCAAATTGTTGCGGAACTTGATAAATACGTCGTTGGTCAAAACCAGGCAAAAAAGGCGGTAGCCATTGCGCTGCGCAACAGGTACCGGAGGAGTAAACTGCCCGAAGATTTGCGGGATGAAGTTATGCCTAAAAATATATTGATGATCGGCCCAACGGGTGTGGGTAAAACTGAAATAGCGCGCAGGCTGGCTAAACTGGTTAAGGCGCCGTTGGTAAAAGTGGAGGCTACCAAGTTTACTGAAGTGGGCTACGTAGGCCGGGATGTTGAGTCGATGGTACGCGATCTGGTGGAAACATCTATTCGCATAGTGCGCAGCGAAAGGATGGCTATGGTAGAAGAAAAAGCTGAAAGAATGGCCAACGAACGAATTATAGAGCTGCTGGCCCCCCTGCCCAGGGAAGATAAGCCGCTGCGTAACCCCCTGGAAATGCTGTTTGGTGCCGGTCGGCAGCCGGATCAAACGGAAAATGTCCAGTATCAGCAAATGGCCAGCCGGGTTAAATTTGAGAGGGAAACCTTGCGGGAGAAGCTGGCTAGGGGTGAGCTGGAAGGAGAATACGTGGAAATTGAGGTTGAAGACAGCAGGCCACCCATGATGGAAGTATTTACGGGCTCGGGCGTGGAAGAGATGGGTGTTAATATAAGTGATATGCTGGGCAACATTTTCCCCAAGAAAAAGCGCCCACGCAGGTTAACAGTTACTGAAGCACGCAAGATTTTAACTCAGCAGGAGGCTCAAAAGCTAATTGACATGGACGAGGTGACGTCATCTGCCATACAGCTGGCGGAAAACGATGGTATTATATTTCTGGATGAAATAGATAAAATTGCTATGCGTGAGGGGGGCGCCGGTCCTGATGTTTCCCGGGGCGGTGTGCAGCGGGACATACTGCCCATAGTGGAGGGATCCACGGTGATGACTAAGTACGGCCCTGTTAAGACAGATCATATATTGTTTATTGCAGCCGGTGCCTTTCACATGTCTAAACCGTCAGATTTGATCCCCGAACTCCAGGGACGTTTTCCCATTAGGGTGGAACTGGCTAGCCTTACTAAGGACGATTTCTGGCAAATATTAGTTGAGCCAAAAAATTCTTTAATCAGGCAATATGTTGAACTATTGCGCACTGAAGGGGTTGAGGTTATATTTTCGTCAAACTCTCTTGTGAAAATTGCCGAAATCGCTTATACTGTAAATGAGCAAACAGAAAATATCGGTGCCAGGCGGTTGCACACTATCATGGAAAAGCTGCTGGAAGATATATCTTTTGATGCTACAGAGATTGAGAATAAGTCGTTTAGTATTGATGAACATTATGTGGTTAAAAAGCTTGGTGATGTAGTTAAGGATCAAGATCTGAGTAGGTATATACTTTAA
- the codY gene encoding GTP-sensing pleiotropic transcriptional regulator CodY, protein MRNLLGKTRSINKVLQKSAGYPVDFKEISAILSEIIECSVYILDRRGKVLGFSYLRGFVCDIMENIVESPAGFPRDYNENLLRINETHANICQTVNACAFNHEIKCEYNKITTVVPIVGAGARLGTLVLAKYEENFADEDLILAELGATVVGMEILRARQDRMEEEARKRAAVQIAIGTLSYSELDAVHHIFKQLDGDEGLLVASKIADRVGITRSVIVNALRKFESAGVIESKSLGMKGTFIKVLNDRLLEELDRIKEH, encoded by the coding sequence TTGCGTAATTTACTTGGTAAAACCCGATCTATTAACAAGGTTTTACAAAAATCTGCGGGTTATCCGGTTGATTTTAAGGAAATATCGGCAATATTAAGTGAGATTATAGAATGTAGTGTTTATATATTGGATCGCCGGGGAAAGGTGCTAGGGTTCAGTTATTTAAGAGGATTTGTCTGTGATATTATGGAAAACATTGTTGAATCACCGGCGGGTTTTCCGCGCGATTATAATGAAAACCTGCTGCGCATTAATGAAACGCATGCTAATATATGTCAAACTGTTAATGCATGCGCCTTTAACCATGAGATTAAGTGTGAATATAACAAAATAACCACTGTTGTGCCAATTGTGGGTGCAGGTGCCAGGTTGGGGACACTGGTACTGGCTAAATATGAGGAAAACTTTGCTGATGAGGATTTGATTTTAGCTGAACTTGGCGCTACTGTTGTGGGGATGGAAATACTGCGAGCCCGCCAGGATCGTATGGAAGAGGAGGCCAGGAAACGAGCTGCTGTGCAAATTGCCATAGGCACCCTGTCCTATTCTGAACTCGATGCAGTACACCACATATTCAAACAGCTTGACGGCGATGAGGGATTGTTGGTGGCCAGTAAAATAGCGGACCGGGTTGGCATTACTAGATCTGTAATTGTAAATGCTCTGCGTAAGTTTGAAAGTGCCGGCGTTATTGAATCAAAATCTCTGGGTATGAAGGGTACTTTTATAAAAGTATTAAATGACCGTTTGCTGGAAGAATTAGATAGAATTAAGGAACATTAA
- the rpsB gene encoding 30S ribosomal protein S2, translating into MAVISMKQLLEAGVHFGHQTRRWNPKMAPYIFTDRNGIYIIDLQKTVKKVEEAYNFVKSTVQEGGNILFVGTKKQAQESVREEAERCGMFYVNQRWLGGMLTNFQTIRRRIDRLHELEKMEQDGTMDKLPKKEVAELLHEKERLAKFLGGIKEMRRLPQALFVIDPRKERIAVAEGRKLGIPIVAIVDTNCDPDEVDYIIPGNDDAIRAVRLLTAKMADAVIEGNQGEQTAE; encoded by the coding sequence GTGGCCGTAATATCTATGAAACAACTGCTCGAGGCGGGTGTTCATTTTGGACACCAAACCCGGAGATGGAACCCCAAAATGGCTCCTTACATTTTTACAGATCGTAATGGCATTTATATTATTGACTTGCAAAAAACTGTAAAAAAAGTCGAGGAAGCATATAACTTCGTCAAATCTACCGTTCAGGAAGGCGGCAATATCCTTTTTGTCGGTACTAAAAAACAGGCTCAGGAATCAGTTCGAGAAGAAGCTGAACGATGCGGTATGTTTTATGTCAATCAGCGCTGGCTTGGTGGCATGTTGACTAATTTCCAGACCATCCGCAGGCGGATTGACAGGCTGCATGAACTTGAAAAGATGGAGCAGGATGGGACAATGGATAAGTTGCCTAAAAAAGAAGTGGCAGAGCTATTGCATGAAAAAGAAAGATTAGCTAAGTTTTTAGGCGGTATTAAGGAAATGCGTCGTTTGCCCCAGGCATTGTTTGTTATTGACCCGCGCAAAGAGCGCATTGCCGTTGCAGAAGGGCGTAAATTAGGCATCCCTATTGTAGCTATCGTGGATACCAATTGTGATCCTGACGAAGTTGACTATATTATACCCGGTAATGATGATGCCATTAGGGCGGTCAGGCTTTTAACCGCAAAAATGGCTGATGCCGTGATTGAAGGCAACCAGGGTGAACAAACTGCTGAATAA
- the tsf gene encoding translation elongation factor Ts, translating to MAEITAAMVKELRERSGAGMMDCKKALLATEGNIEKAIDFLREKGLASAAKKSGRITAEGLVESYIHAGGKIGVLVEVNCETDFVAKTDEFKELVRDIAMQIAAARPQYVAREEVPESMVVKEREILAAQAANEGKPEKIIEKMVEGRIEKFYKEICLLEQPFIKDPDKTIKQLVTEKIAKIGENISVRRFVRYELGEGLEKRQDDFAAEVMAQAGK from the coding sequence ATGGCCGAAATAACTGCGGCAATGGTAAAGGAACTACGGGAAAGATCCGGTGCAGGTATGATGGACTGTAAAAAAGCACTGTTAGCGACAGAGGGTAATATTGAAAAGGCCATTGATTTTCTACGTGAAAAAGGTTTAGCTTCCGCAGCTAAAAAATCCGGCAGAATTACTGCAGAGGGCCTTGTCGAGTCCTATATTCATGCCGGGGGGAAAATTGGTGTATTGGTAGAAGTAAACTGTGAAACTGATTTCGTAGCTAAAACCGATGAGTTCAAAGAGTTGGTGCGGGATATTGCTATGCAGATTGCTGCTGCTCGCCCCCAATACGTAGCTAGGGAAGAAGTACCCGAGAGCATGGTTGTTAAGGAAAGGGAAATTTTAGCTGCCCAGGCGGCAAATGAAGGAAAACCCGAAAAAATTATTGAAAAAATGGTAGAAGGTAGGATTGAGAAGTTTTATAAAGAGATTTGTCTGCTGGAACAGCCTTTTATTAAAGATCCGGACAAAACCATTAAGCAGCTGGTGACTGAAAAAATAGCTAAAATCGGAGAAAATATTTCGGTGCGCAGGTTTGTTCGCTATGAGCTTGGCGAGGGACTGGAAAAAAGGCAGGATGATTTCGCTGCGGAAGTAATGGCACAGGCAGGAAAATAA
- the pyrH gene encoding UMP kinase encodes MDAPKYKRVVLKLSGEALAGTMGYGIDPEVAYSIAVQIKEVVQLGVEVAVVVGGGNIWRGVAGSTKGMDRATADYMGMLATVINSLALQDALAKHEVDTRVQTAIEMREVAEPYIRRRAIRHLEKGRVVIFAAGTGNPYFSTDTTAALRAAEIEAEVILMAKRVDGVYDSDPLKNENAIKFGQLSYIDLLNKGLGVMDSTATSLCMDNRIPLLVFGLNEPGNINRAVLGENVGTYVGGDLNDTSV; translated from the coding sequence ATGGATGCACCCAAGTATAAAAGGGTCGTATTAAAGCTTAGCGGTGAGGCATTGGCCGGGACCATGGGATATGGTATAGACCCGGAGGTTGCATATTCAATAGCGGTTCAGATAAAAGAAGTGGTCCAACTGGGCGTTGAGGTGGCAGTGGTTGTTGGCGGCGGCAATATATGGCGCGGTGTAGCGGGTAGCACCAAGGGAATGGACAGGGCCACAGCTGATTATATGGGCATGCTGGCCACAGTAATCAACTCCTTGGCCTTACAGGACGCTTTGGCTAAACATGAAGTTGACACCAGGGTGCAAACTGCCATTGAAATGCGTGAAGTGGCTGAGCCATATATCCGCCGGCGAGCTATCAGACACCTGGAAAAGGGGCGGGTGGTAATTTTTGCAGCTGGTACGGGAAATCCGTACTTTTCTACGGATACCACCGCTGCTTTGCGGGCTGCTGAAATAGAGGCCGAGGTGATTTTAATGGCCAAGCGGGTTGACGGTGTTTATGATTCTGACCCGCTGAAGAATGAGAATGCTATTAAATTTGGTCAGCTAAGTTATATTGATTTGTTAAATAAAGGGCTTGGCGTAATGGATTCAACAGCTACCTCCCTGTGTATGGACAACCGCATTCCATTGCTTGTTTTTGGGCTTAATGAGCCGGGAAATATTAACCGGGCTGTTTTAGGCGAAAATGTTGGAACATATGTTGGAGGTGATTTGAATGACACTTCTGTCTGA
- the frr gene encoding ribosome recycling factor translates to MTLLSDTEKNMKKTVEVVNKEFASLRAGRATPALLDKIMVTYYGTPTPINQLANITTPEARLLVIQPWDKTAMPEIEKAILKSDLGITPASDGNIIRLAVPQLTKERRAELVKVIKKKAEEGRVAVRNLRRDANDGLKSQQKNGDISEDELRRLQDEVQKLTDKYIKEIDALFAAKEKEILTV, encoded by the coding sequence ATGACACTTCTGTCTGACACCGAGAAAAATATGAAAAAAACGGTGGAAGTAGTTAACAAAGAGTTTGCTTCTTTACGTGCAGGAAGGGCTACTCCTGCTTTATTGGATAAAATTATGGTGACGTACTATGGTACCCCCACACCGATAAACCAGCTGGCTAATATTACCACTCCAGAAGCGCGATTGCTTGTTATCCAGCCATGGGATAAGACTGCGATGCCTGAGATCGAAAAAGCTATTTTAAAATCTGATTTGGGGATTACACCGGCCAGTGACGGTAACATTATCAGGTTGGCCGTACCGCAGTTGACCAAGGAAAGAAGAGCCGAGCTGGTTAAAGTGATTAAGAAGAAGGCAGAAGAAGGCCGTGTTGCCGTACGTAATTTGCGCAGGGATGCCAATGATGGATTAAAAAGCCAGCAAAAAAACGGAGATATTTCTGAAGATGAATTGCGGCGTTTGCAAGATGAAGTGCAAAAACTTACTGATAAATACATAAAGGAAATCGATGCATTATTTGCTGCCAAGGAAAAGGAGATTTTAACAGTTTAG
- a CDS encoding DUF362 domain-containing protein, with amino-acid sequence MAYRITDDCLACGTCLESCPNDAIIEGDIYKIDADKCENCGTCIEECPTGAIIEE; translated from the coding sequence TTGGCATATAGAATTACCGATGATTGTCTGGCATGTGGTACTTGTCTGGAATCCTGCCCTAATGACGCGATTATAGAAGGCGATATATATAAGATTGATGCAGACAAATGCGAGAATTGTGGAACTTGTATTGAGGAATGCCCCACCGGAGCCATTATTGAAGAATAA
- a CDS encoding isoprenyl transferase, which produces MFKRLLGNRPKNAVSTKKSISEDELLKQLDIAKLPVHVAIIMDGNGRWAIRRGAPRSFGHRTGVNALRQVVKLCVELKLKHLTVYAFSTENWKRPHEEVNILMNLLVEYLNKEIDELCANNVRVHPMGILSDLPDKAREAVDMAARRSKNNTGLVFNVALNYGGRSELLKAVQEIGQKISSGDLKVEEINEQVIADHLYTAGQPDPDLLIRPAGDYRVSNFLLWQLAYTEFWLTNTLWPDFGRKELLQALLDFQRRERRFGGLLKN; this is translated from the coding sequence ATGTTTAAACGGCTGTTAGGCAACCGTCCCAAAAATGCTGTTTCCACGAAAAAGAGTATTAGTGAAGACGAATTATTGAAACAGCTGGATATTGCCAAACTGCCGGTTCATGTAGCGATTATCATGGACGGCAATGGGCGGTGGGCCATCCGGCGGGGGGCACCCAGGTCGTTTGGGCACAGGACCGGCGTCAATGCTTTGCGTCAGGTGGTAAAACTTTGCGTGGAACTCAAGTTAAAGCATTTAACGGTGTATGCCTTTTCCACTGAGAACTGGAAAAGGCCGCACGAGGAAGTTAACATATTGATGAATCTATTGGTCGAGTACCTTAATAAAGAAATTGATGAATTGTGCGCCAATAACGTGCGGGTACATCCTATGGGCATATTATCCGATCTCCCGGACAAAGCCCGGGAGGCTGTGGATATGGCCGCCCGGCGCAGCAAAAATAATACCGGGCTTGTTTTTAACGTAGCCCTTAATTACGGTGGTAGATCCGAACTGCTTAAAGCTGTGCAGGAAATTGGGCAAAAAATTAGCAGTGGTGATTTAAAAGTGGAGGAAATTAATGAGCAAGTTATCGCTGATCATTTATATACAGCGGGCCAACCTGATCCCGATTTGTTAATCAGGCCGGCAGGTGATTATCGGGTGAGCAACTTTCTACTGTGGCAGTTGGCCTATACAGAATTCTGGCTTACAAATACCTTGTGGCCGGATTTTGGCAGAAAGGAACTATTACAGGCTTTACTGGATTTTCAGCGACGGGAAAGGCGCTTTGGTGGGCTGTTGAAAAATTAA
- a CDS encoding phosphatidate cytidylyltransferase — protein sequence MFWQRVLSAIIGVPILFAAVWYGGVVLLIVTAVLMLLGAREISMIFSRLEMQVPQIMIIPGCLFLAAAAYQYKGGYPADALIIILIFYLVLMTAFYPRFTPIDVAISFFGTIYVGLLIFLFLISTLPNGLIWLVLVLVCTWSSDTLAYLVGRRWGKRRMAPELSPGKTLEGAVGGVLGSTIAAWVVVMSYSPLPLWPVLSLGFITGLAAQIGDLVESAIKRLAGIKDAGNLIPGHGGVLDRFDSMLFTAPLVYYYVVLILHN from the coding sequence GTGTTTTGGCAGAGGGTATTGAGTGCAATCATTGGAGTTCCTATTTTATTTGCTGCGGTGTGGTATGGTGGCGTTGTCTTATTGATCGTAACCGCAGTATTGATGTTATTAGGAGCCCGGGAAATTAGTATGATATTTTCCAGGCTGGAAATGCAAGTGCCCCAAATTATGATTATACCGGGTTGTCTTTTTTTGGCCGCTGCGGCATATCAATATAAAGGGGGCTATCCGGCTGATGCTTTGATAATAATTTTAATATTTTATCTGGTGCTTATGACCGCGTTTTACCCGAGGTTTACTCCTATCGATGTGGCGATATCCTTTTTTGGTACTATATATGTAGGATTACTTATTTTTCTTTTTTTAATCAGTACATTGCCAAACGGCCTAATATGGCTGGTATTAGTGCTGGTTTGTACCTGGTCCAGCGATACTCTGGCTTATTTAGTCGGTCGCCGGTGGGGTAAGCGGCGTATGGCCCCTGAGCTAAGTCCCGGCAAGACATTGGAAGGGGCTGTGGGAGGTGTACTGGGCAGTACCATTGCGGCTTGGGTGGTAGTAATGTCTTATAGTCCGCTACCGTTATGGCCGGTGTTGTCACTAGGGTTTATCACCGGGCTGGCGGCTCAGATCGGTGATTTAGTAGAGTCCGCTATTAAGCGTCTGGCTGGTATTAAGGACGCCGGCAATCTGATACCCGGTCACGGGGGTGTCCTGGATCGTTTCGACAGTATGCTGTTCACAGCTCCACTGGTATATTATTATGTGGTCTTAATATTACATAATTGA
- the ytvI gene encoding sporulation integral membrane protein YtvI has protein sequence MPRTVIKILYVLAGAVTLLAIYLAAKYAVPEMLAWLLYLLAVLFPFLLAIIFSIFMEPLVVFFSRNGKYSRSITVPVSMLVFFGSIGTVLTWIILRLVKELSDLSVTLPQRVEKTQQFIDLWVKKGVLFYGTLPKSVTDNLKESLNSLTNTMQHWAGELVSVLLTIISGIPSAIMILLFCLIATYFFSRDREKIARLWLRIVPPPWGAQVLEVSRQVALAFQSYVRAQFILVSITAFLSIIGLYFIGASYALTIGLLIGFLDMIPVLGPGTIYIPWAIWAFITGDMLLGAKLIVLYLLVMVIRGVLEAKVVAANLGLHPLAVLIAMFVGLKTVGVLGLVLGPMLVIAIQAAVKAGSSSK, from the coding sequence TTGCCGCGGACGGTAATAAAAATTTTATATGTGCTGGCGGGTGCGGTGACGCTGCTGGCCATTTACCTTGCTGCGAAATATGCGGTACCCGAAATGCTAGCGTGGTTATTATATTTACTGGCCGTATTATTTCCGTTCTTGCTGGCGATTATTTTTAGTATTTTTATGGAACCACTGGTGGTTTTTTTTAGTCGTAACGGAAAGTATTCCCGATCAATTACCGTGCCTGTTAGTATGTTGGTTTTTTTTGGAAGCATTGGCACTGTACTAACTTGGATTATTTTAAGGTTGGTTAAGGAATTGAGTGACCTTTCCGTGACGCTGCCCCAAAGGGTTGAAAAAACGCAACAGTTTATTGATTTGTGGGTGAAAAAAGGAGTTTTATTTTACGGTACTTTGCCGAAAAGTGTAACGGATAATTTGAAGGAATCTTTGAATAGCTTAACCAATACCATGCAGCACTGGGCCGGTGAACTAGTTAGTGTTTTACTTACTATAATAAGCGGTATTCCAAGTGCTATTATGATTTTACTGTTTTGTTTAATAGCCACTTATTTTTTCAGTAGAGATAGAGAAAAAATAGCCCGGCTTTGGTTGAGGATAGTACCTCCACCGTGGGGTGCGCAAGTTTTGGAAGTAAGCCGGCAGGTAGCCTTGGCATTTCAGTCATATGTACGGGCTCAATTTATTTTAGTCTCCATTACAGCTTTTCTAAGCATTATTGGCCTGTATTTCATAGGAGCAAGTTATGCCCTGACTATAGGTTTGTTGATTGGTTTTTTGGATATGATACCGGTATTGGGCCCGGGTACTATTTATATCCCTTGGGCTATTTGGGCTTTTATCACCGGCGATATGCTGTTGGGTGCTAAGCTTATAGTGCTTTATTTGCTGGTGATGGTTATAAGGGGCGTACTTGAGGCCAAAGTGGTAGCTGCTAATTTGGGGCTTCATCCCTTAGCCGTATTGATTGCCATGTTTGTAGGATTGAAAACCGTAGGAGTACTCGGGCTTGTATTAGGCCCCATGCTGGTTATTGCCATACAGGCGGCAGTAAAAGCGGGAAGTTCTAGTAAGTAA